The proteins below are encoded in one region of Manis pentadactyla isolate mManPen7 chromosome 2, mManPen7.hap1, whole genome shotgun sequence:
- the EGR4 gene encoding early growth response protein 4 isoform X1 translates to MAVARGVGSPEPAPPLLYKWGGQGLGEPGCALERRGAAARGWSRLARAPRPRNHFPRGEPLEPGARVPRSARRGAPRLPASSPPASSQAQRARPPAPRSRRRAMLHLSEFSGPDALLAKSTEDCCAEPCTELSRLSARDAPATAGYSGAGDFLSWALSSCGAGGDLADSCFLEGPAPTPPPGLSYSGSFFIQAVPEHPHDPEALFNLMSGILGLASFPGPEAAASRSPLDASFPAGPDTLLPGPPDLYSPDLGSATFPEALWEVSSSAGTPSQCLYEPQLSPPDVKPGLRAPPASPAPDTASAFKGPYAPWELLSGSCGSQGVYQGAPEARFPPMGTKIEDLLSISCPAELPAGPANRLYNTGVYDAFPLAPGDLGEGTESLPELLTPPSGEGGSTGDNGEFLASTQPQPSPLSLRSATADFSKPLVTDVSGSSGVPEPPGPPPQAPFPPAKARRKGRRGGKCSARCFCPRPHAKAFACPVESCVRSFARSDELNRHLRIHTGHKPFQCRICLRNFSRSDHLTTHVRTHTGEKPFACDVCGRRFARSDEKKRHSKVHLKQKARAEERLKGLGFYSLGLSFAAL, encoded by the exons ATGGCAGTGGCCCGGGGAGTCGGAAGCCCGGAGCCAGCGCCGCCGCTGCTATATAAGTGGGGGGGCCAAGGATTGGGGGAGCCCGGCTGCGCTTTGGAGAGGCGAGGAGCTGCCGCCCGAGGCTGGTCTCGGCTAGCAAGGGCTCCTCGGCCTCGCAACCACTTTCCCAGaggtgagcccctggagccaggAGCCCGGGTGCCCAGGTCTGCGAGGCGTGGGGCACCCCGACTGCCGGCCTCCTCGCCACCCGCGTCCTCTCAAGCCCAGCGGGCGAGGCCCCCGGCGCCCCGCAGTCGCCGCCGCGCCATGCTCCACCTTAGCGAGTTTTCCGGCCCCGACGCGCTCTTAGCCAAGTCCACCGAGGACTGCTGCGCCGAACCCTGCACCGAATTGTCCCGGCTGTCGGCCAGGGACGCGCCAGCGACCGCCGGCTACTCCGGAG CAGGCGACTTCTTGAGCTGGGCTTTGAGCAGCTGCGGCGCCGGGGGGGATTTAGCTGATTCCTGCTTCCTGGAGGGGCCTGCACCCACACCCCCTCCCGGCCTCAGCTACAGCGGTAGCTTCTTCATCCAGGCAGTGCCCGAACACCCGCACGACCCGGAGGCACTCTTCAATCTCATGTCGGGCATCCTAGGTCTGGCATCTTTCCCCGGCCCGGAGGCGGCAGCATCCCGCTCTCCGCTGGACGCCTCTTTTCCCGCAGGCCCCGACACCTTGTTGCCGGGTCCGCCGGACCTTTACTCCCCGGATCTGGGCTCTGCCACCTTCCCAGAGGCGCTCTGGGAGGTCTCGTCCTCAGCGGGCACCCCTTCACAGTGCTTGTATGAGCCTCAGCTCTCCCCGCCCGACGTCAAGCCAGGCCTCCGCGCCCCTCCGGCCTCACCAGCTCCGGACACTGCCTCGGCCTTCAAAGGTCCTTACGCTCCCTGGGAGCTGCTCTCAGGGAGCTGTGGGTCACAGGGAGTTTACCAGGGCGCGCCCGAGGCCCGTTTCCCTCCGATGGGAACCAAGATTGAAGACCTGCTGTCCATCAGCTGCCCCGCGGAGCTGCCGGCCGGTCCGGCCAACAGACTTTACAACACGGGGGTCTACGACGCTTTCCCGCTGGCCCCGGGTGACTTAGGGGAGGGGACCGAGAGCCTCCCGGAGCTCCTGACCCCTCCTAGTGGGGAGGGGGGGAGTACCGGCGACAATGGAGAGTTTCTGGCCAGCACGCAGCCTCAGCCGTCTCCGCTGAGCCTCCGCAGCGCCACGGCGGACTTCTCGAAACCCCTGGTGACAGACGTCTCTGGAAGCAGCGGCGTACCTGAGCCTCCTGGGCCACCGCCTCAGGCTCCATTTCCCCCTGCCAAAGCGCGGCGCAAGGGGCGCAGGGGCGGCAAGTGCAGCGCGCGCTGCTTCTGCCCGCGGCCGCATGCCAAGGCCTTTGCTTGCCCTGTGGAGAGCTGTGTGCGCAGCTTTGCGCGCTCCGACGAGCTCAACCGCCACCTGCGCATACACACGGGCCACAAGCCTTTCCAGTGCCGCATCTGCCTCCGCAACTTCAGCCGCAGCGACCACCTTACCACACACGTGCGCACTCACACAGGCGAGAAGCCTTTTGCTTGCGACGTGTGCGGCCGCCGCTTCGCGCGCAGCGATGAGAAGAAACGGCACAGCAAGGTGCACCTCAAGCAGAAGGCGCGCGCCGAGGAGCGGCTCAAAGGCCTTGGCTTTTACTCATTGGGCCTCTCCTTCGCCGCCCTGTGA
- the EGR4 gene encoding early growth response protein 4 isoform X2, whose amino-acid sequence MLHLSEFSGPDALLAKSTEDCCAEPCTELSRLSARDAPATAGYSGGDFLSWALSSCGAGGDLADSCFLEGPAPTPPPGLSYSGSFFIQAVPEHPHDPEALFNLMSGILGLASFPGPEAAASRSPLDASFPAGPDTLLPGPPDLYSPDLGSATFPEALWEVSSSAGTPSQCLYEPQLSPPDVKPGLRAPPASPAPDTASAFKGPYAPWELLSGSCGSQGVYQGAPEARFPPMGTKIEDLLSISCPAELPAGPANRLYNTGVYDAFPLAPGDLGEGTESLPELLTPPSGEGGSTGDNGEFLASTQPQPSPLSLRSATADFSKPLVTDVSGSSGVPEPPGPPPQAPFPPAKARRKGRRGGKCSARCFCPRPHAKAFACPVESCVRSFARSDELNRHLRIHTGHKPFQCRICLRNFSRSDHLTTHVRTHTGEKPFACDVCGRRFARSDEKKRHSKVHLKQKARAEERLKGLGFYSLGLSFAAL is encoded by the exons ATGCTCCACCTTAGCGAGTTTTCCGGCCCCGACGCGCTCTTAGCCAAGTCCACCGAGGACTGCTGCGCCGAACCCTGCACCGAATTGTCCCGGCTGTCGGCCAGGGACGCGCCAGCGACCGCCGGCTACTCCGGAG GCGACTTCTTGAGCTGGGCTTTGAGCAGCTGCGGCGCCGGGGGGGATTTAGCTGATTCCTGCTTCCTGGAGGGGCCTGCACCCACACCCCCTCCCGGCCTCAGCTACAGCGGTAGCTTCTTCATCCAGGCAGTGCCCGAACACCCGCACGACCCGGAGGCACTCTTCAATCTCATGTCGGGCATCCTAGGTCTGGCATCTTTCCCCGGCCCGGAGGCGGCAGCATCCCGCTCTCCGCTGGACGCCTCTTTTCCCGCAGGCCCCGACACCTTGTTGCCGGGTCCGCCGGACCTTTACTCCCCGGATCTGGGCTCTGCCACCTTCCCAGAGGCGCTCTGGGAGGTCTCGTCCTCAGCGGGCACCCCTTCACAGTGCTTGTATGAGCCTCAGCTCTCCCCGCCCGACGTCAAGCCAGGCCTCCGCGCCCCTCCGGCCTCACCAGCTCCGGACACTGCCTCGGCCTTCAAAGGTCCTTACGCTCCCTGGGAGCTGCTCTCAGGGAGCTGTGGGTCACAGGGAGTTTACCAGGGCGCGCCCGAGGCCCGTTTCCCTCCGATGGGAACCAAGATTGAAGACCTGCTGTCCATCAGCTGCCCCGCGGAGCTGCCGGCCGGTCCGGCCAACAGACTTTACAACACGGGGGTCTACGACGCTTTCCCGCTGGCCCCGGGTGACTTAGGGGAGGGGACCGAGAGCCTCCCGGAGCTCCTGACCCCTCCTAGTGGGGAGGGGGGGAGTACCGGCGACAATGGAGAGTTTCTGGCCAGCACGCAGCCTCAGCCGTCTCCGCTGAGCCTCCGCAGCGCCACGGCGGACTTCTCGAAACCCCTGGTGACAGACGTCTCTGGAAGCAGCGGCGTACCTGAGCCTCCTGGGCCACCGCCTCAGGCTCCATTTCCCCCTGCCAAAGCGCGGCGCAAGGGGCGCAGGGGCGGCAAGTGCAGCGCGCGCTGCTTCTGCCCGCGGCCGCATGCCAAGGCCTTTGCTTGCCCTGTGGAGAGCTGTGTGCGCAGCTTTGCGCGCTCCGACGAGCTCAACCGCCACCTGCGCATACACACGGGCCACAAGCCTTTCCAGTGCCGCATCTGCCTCCGCAACTTCAGCCGCAGCGACCACCTTACCACACACGTGCGCACTCACACAGGCGAGAAGCCTTTTGCTTGCGACGTGTGCGGCCGCCGCTTCGCGCGCAGCGATGAGAAGAAACGGCACAGCAAGGTGCACCTCAAGCAGAAGGCGCGCGCCGAGGAGCGGCTCAAAGGCCTTGGCTTTTACTCATTGGGCCTCTCCTTCGCCGCCCTGTGA
- the FBXO41 gene encoding F-box only protein 41: MASLDLPYRCPRCGEHKRFRSLSSLRAHLEYSHTYETLYILSKTNSICDGAAAAAAAAAASGFPLSPEPAALLAVPGARREVFESTSFQGKEQASGPSPAAPHLLHHHHHHAPLAHFPGDLVPASLPCDELAEPGLVPAAAARYALREIEIPLGELFARKSVASSACSTPPPGPGPGPASASPASPSPADVAYEEGLARLKIRALEKLEVDRRLERLSEEVEQKIAGQVGRLQAELERKAAELETARQESARLGREKEELEERASELSRQVDVSVELLASLKQDLVHKEQELSRKQQEVVQIDQFLKETAAREASAKLRLQQFIEELLERADRAERQLQVISSSCGSTPSASLGRGGGPGARGPGRSREHHAGPAMPSTYAVSRHGSSPSTGASSRIPAASQSSGCYDSDSLELPRPEEGAPEDNGPGGLGASQRAANGGSERAQPPRSSGLRRQAIQNWQRRPRRHSTEGEEGDVSDVGSRTTESEAEGPSDVPRPGPAVAGPPSSCRLSARPEGGSGRGGRRAERGSPSRSNEVISPEILKMRAALFCIFTYLDTRTLLHAAEVCRDWRFVARHPAVWTRVLLENARVCSKFLAMLAQWCTQAHSLTLQNLKPRQRGKKESKEEYARSTRGCLEAGLESLLKAAGGNLLILRISHCPNVLTDRSLWLASCYCRALQAVTYRSATDPVGHEVIWALGAGCREIVSLQVAPLHPCQQPMRFSNRCLQMIGRCWPHLRALGVGGAGCGVQGLASLARNCMRLQVLELDHVSEITQEVAAEVCREGLKGLEMLVLTATPVTPKALLHFNSICRNLKSIVVQIGIADYFKEPSSPEAQKLFEDMVTKLQALRRRPGFSKILHIKVEGSC, from the exons ATGGCCTCGCTGGACCTCCCATACCGCTGCCCCCGCTGCGGGGAGCACAAGCGCTTCCGCAGCTTGTCGTCGCTGCGGGCGCACCTGGAGTACAGTCACACGTACGAGACGCTCTACATCCTCTCCAAGACCAACAGCATCTGCGACGGCGCTGCCGCAGCGGCTgcggccgccgccgcctcggGTTTCCCGCTGTCACCAGAGCCCGCCGCCCTGCTGGCCGTGCCCGGCGCCCGGCGCGAGGTCTTTGAGAGCACGTCCTTCCAGGGCAAGGAGCAGGCGTCCGGGCCGTCGCCCGCAGCGCCACACCTgcttcaccaccatcaccaccacgcGCCCCTCGCCCACTTCCCCGGCGACCTCGTGCCCGCCAGCCTGCCCTGCGACGAGCTGGCTGAACCCGGCCTCgtgcccgccgccgccgcgcgcTACGCGCTGCGTGAGATCGAGATTCCGCTGGGGGAGCTGTTCGCCCGCAAGTCCGTGGCCTCGTCGGCTTGTTCGACGCCCCCGCCCGGGCCGGGCCCCGGGCCTGCGTCCGCCTCGCCCGCGTCCCCTTCTCCCGCCGATGTGGCTTACGAGGAGGGTCTGGCGCGCCTCAAGATCCGCGCGCTGGAGAAGCTGGAGGTGGACCGGCGGCTGGAGCGGCTGAGCGAGGAGGTGGAGCAGAAGATCGCTGGCCAGGTGGGCCGGCTGCAGGCCGAGCTGGAGCGCAAGGCAGCCGAACTGGAGACTGCGCGGCAGGAGAGCGCACGGCTGGGGCGAGAGAAGGAGGAGCTGGAGGAGCGCGCTTCCGAGCTCTCCCGCCAGGTGGACGTGAGTGTAGAGCTCCTGGCCTCCCTCAAGCAGGACCTGGTGCACAAGGAACAGGAGCTGAGCCGAAAGCAGCA GGAGGTGGTGCAGATCGACCAGTTCCTGAAGGAGACGGCGGCCCGGGAGGCCAGTGCCAAGCTGCGGCTGCAGCAGTTCATCGAGGAGCTCCTTGAACGGGCTGACCGTGCGGAGCGCCAGCTGCAGGTCATCAGCAGCAGCTGTGGCAGCACGCCTAGTGCCAGCCTGGGCCGTGGAGGTGGGCCCGGCGCCCGGGGCCCAGGCAGGTCG CGAGAACACCATGCAGGCCCGGCCATGCCTAGCACATACGCAGTGTCACGGCATGGCTCCTCTCCCAGCACAGG ggcctccAGTCGCATTCCAGCTGCATCCCAGAGCTCAGGCTGCTATGACAGTGACAGTCTGGAGCTGCCCCGGCCAGAAGAGGGGGCTCCTGAGGACAATGGCCCTGGGGGCTTGGGCGCAAGCCAAAGGGCTGCCAATGGTGGCTCAGAGCGGGCCCAGCCCCCTCGCAGCTCAGGCCTGCGGCGCCAGGCCATCCAGAACTGGCAGCGCAGACCCCGCCGACACAGCACAGAGGGGGAGGAGGGTGACGTCTCGGACGTGGGCTCCCGAACCACCGAGTCAGAGGCTGAGGGCCCCTCGGATGTGCCCCGCCCTGGGCCTGCTGTGGCTGGGCCACCGAGCAGCTGCCGGCTCTCAG CCCGCCCTGAGGGAGGCAGCGGGCGCGGAGGTCGGCGAGCTGAGCGGGGCAGCCCCTCTCGCTCCAACGAAGTCATCAGCCCGGAGATCCTCAAGATGCGAGCTGCCCTGTTCTGCATCTTCACCTACCTGGACACACGCACACTGCTGCATGCTGCTGAGGTCTGCCGGGACTGGCGCTTCGTGGCCCGCCACCCCGCTGTCTGGACACGGGTGCTACTTGAGAATGCCCGCGTCTGTTCTAAG TTCCTGGCAATGCTGGCCCAGTGGTGCACCCAGGCCCACTCACTAACATTGCAGAACCTGAAGCCCCGGCAGCGGGGCAAGAAGGAGAGCAAGGAGGAATATGCCCGGAGTACCCG GGGCTGCCTGGAAGCAGGGCTGGAGTCCCTGTTGAAGGCGGCAGGGGGGAACCTGCTGATCCTGCGCATCTCCCACTGTCCCAACGTTCTCACTGACCGTTCACTCTGGCTGGCCAGCTGCTACTGCCGTGCCCTGCAGGCTGTCACCTACAG GAGCGCAACAGACCCCGTGGGCCATGAGGTCATTTGGGCCTTGGGCGCAGGCTGCAGAGAGATTGTCTCCCTCCAGGTGGCACCACTTCACCCCTG CCAGCAGCCCATGCGCTTCAGTAACCGCTGCCTGCAGATGATCGGTCGCTGTTGGCCCCACCTCCGAGCCCTGGGGGTTGGGGGCGCTGGCTGTGGGGTTCAGGGCCTGGCATCACTTG CGAGAAACTGCATGCGGCTGCAGGTCCTAGAGCTGGACCATGTGTCGGAGATCACCCAGGAGGTGGCCGCTGAGGTTTGCCGGGAAGGCCTGAAGGGACTGGAAATGTTGGTGCTCACAGCCACCCCCGTCACTCCCAAGGCCCTGCTGCATTTCAACA